A genomic stretch from Oleomonas cavernae includes:
- the nifS gene encoding cysteine desulfurase NifS: MRPVYLDNNATTRVDPAAVAAMLPFFTEQFGNASSMHAFGASVGGALKTARRQLQALLGAEHDHEIIYTSGGTESDNTAILSALETQGQRTEVITSVVEHPAILALCDWLEKHKGTTVHRIPVDAKGRLDVEAYRKALGPKTAIASIMWANNETGTLFPVARLAEMAHEAGALFHTDAVQAVGKLPIDLKSTEIDMLSLSGHKLHGPKGIGALYVRKGVRLRPLIRGGHQERGRRAGTENAPAIIGLGKAAELALAHMLDEQTRVKALRDRLEQGLLQRIGNSFVTGDPEHRLPNTANIAFEFIEGEAILLLLNRAGIAASSGSACTSGSLEPSHVLRAMKVPYTAAHGAIRFSFSRENGDEDVDRVLEAMPGIIANLRSLSPFWKERGQDRPAPAAAFNPTYA, encoded by the coding sequence ATGCGTCCCGTCTATCTCGACAACAACGCCACCACCCGGGTCGACCCGGCGGCCGTCGCCGCCATGCTGCCCTTCTTCACCGAGCAGTTCGGCAATGCCTCGTCCATGCACGCCTTCGGCGCCTCGGTCGGCGGGGCGCTGAAGACGGCGCGGCGCCAGTTGCAGGCGCTGCTCGGGGCCGAGCACGACCACGAGATCATCTATACCTCGGGCGGTACCGAATCCGACAATACCGCCATCCTCTCGGCCCTGGAAACGCAAGGCCAGCGCACCGAGGTGATCACCTCGGTGGTGGAACATCCCGCGATTCTGGCGCTGTGCGACTGGCTGGAGAAGCACAAGGGCACCACCGTCCACCGCATCCCGGTCGATGCCAAGGGCAGGCTCGATGTCGAGGCCTATCGCAAGGCGCTGGGGCCGAAGACGGCGATCGCCTCGATCATGTGGGCGAACAACGAGACAGGCACCCTGTTCCCGGTCGCGAGGCTGGCGGAGATGGCCCATGAGGCCGGCGCCCTGTTCCATACCGACGCGGTTCAGGCGGTGGGCAAGCTGCCGATCGACCTGAAATCGACCGAGATCGACATGCTGTCGCTATCCGGCCACAAGCTGCATGGGCCGAAGGGCATCGGCGCGCTCTACGTCCGCAAGGGCGTGCGCCTGCGCCCGCTGATCCGCGGCGGCCACCAGGAACGCGGGCGGCGGGCGGGCACCGAGAATGCGCCGGCCATCATCGGCCTGGGCAAGGCGGCGGAGCTGGCGCTTGCCCACATGCTCGACGAGCAGACCAGGGTGAAGGCCCTGCGCGACCGGCTGGAACAAGGCCTGTTGCAGCGAATCGGCAACAGCTTCGTGACCGGCGATCCCGAGCACCGCCTGCCCAACACCGCCAACATCGCCTTCGAGTTCATCGAGGGCGAGGCCATCCTCCTCCTCCTCAACCGGGCGGGCATTGCCGCCTCTTCCGGCTCCGCCTGCACCTCGGGCTCGCTCGAACCCTCCCATGTCCTTCGCGCCATGAAGGTGCCCTATACGGCGGCCCACGGCGCCATCCGCTTCTCCTTCTCGCGGGAAAACGGGGACGAGGATGTCGACCGCGTGCTCGAGGCGATGCCCGGCATCATCGCCAACCTGCGCTCCCTCTCCCCCTTCTGGAAGGAGAGAGGGCAGGACCGACCGGCGCCCGCCGCCGCCTTCAACCCGACCTATGCCTGA
- the nifU gene encoding Fe-S cluster assembly protein NifU: MWEYSEKVQEYFYNPKNAGVMENASGIGDVGAISCGDALRLMIKVDPATDTITDARFQTFGCGSAIASSSALTELIIGKTIAEALTLTNQDIADFLGGLPPEKMHCSVMGYEALRAAVANYRGEAWEDDHEEGALVCKCFGVDEGMIERAVRMNGLTTLEQVTHFTKAGGSCATCIEGIEEVLVKTNAAMVAEGLLDAAEAFDPDQAARPVRRPKAGKSPLAIKLEPVSKPKLTNLQRIRLIEEAIEGLRPFLRQDGGDCELIDVEGDRVMVKLSGACVGCQMASITVNGVQERLIEKLGQPLRVIPV; encoded by the coding sequence ATGTGGGAATACAGCGAAAAGGTCCAGGAGTACTTCTACAACCCGAAGAATGCGGGTGTGATGGAGAACGCCAGCGGTATCGGCGACGTCGGCGCCATTTCCTGCGGTGACGCGCTGCGCCTGATGATCAAGGTCGATCCCGCCACCGACACGATCACCGACGCCCGGTTCCAGACTTTCGGCTGCGGCTCGGCCATCGCCTCGTCCTCGGCGCTGACCGAACTCATCATCGGCAAGACCATCGCCGAAGCGCTGACCCTGACCAACCAGGACATCGCCGATTTCCTCGGCGGCCTGCCGCCCGAGAAGATGCACTGCTCCGTCATGGGTTACGAGGCGCTGCGCGCCGCCGTCGCCAATTACCGCGGCGAGGCCTGGGAGGACGACCACGAGGAAGGCGCCCTGGTCTGCAAGTGCTTCGGCGTCGACGAAGGCATGATCGAGCGGGCCGTGCGCATGAACGGCCTGACCACGCTGGAACAGGTCACCCATTTCACCAAGGCGGGCGGCTCCTGCGCCACCTGCATCGAGGGGATCGAGGAGGTCCTGGTCAAGACCAATGCCGCCATGGTCGCGGAAGGCCTGCTCGACGCGGCCGAAGCCTTCGACCCCGACCAGGCTGCGCGCCCGGTGCGCCGGCCCAAGGCGGGCAAGTCGCCCCTCGCGATCAAGCTGGAGCCGGTATCGAAGCCGAAGCTGACCAACCTCCAGCGCATCCGCCTGATCGAGGAAGCGATCGAGGGCCTGCGCCCCTTCCTGCGCCAGGACGGCGGCGACTGCGAACTGATCGATGTCGAAGGCGACCGGGTGATGGTGAAACTGTCGGGCGCCTGCGTCGGCTGCCAGATGGCCAGCATCACCGTGAACGGCGTGCAGGAGCGGCTGATCGAAAAACTCGGCCAGCCCTTGCGCGTCATCCCCGTCTGA
- a CDS encoding HesB/IscA family protein produces the protein MIHLTQSAVNAVRTAISGSAEPVEGLRVMVEAGGCAGFKYMMGLVAAAEPGDIVAEQDGVKVFIDEKSKPVIEGTTIDFVVALEGSGFTFDNPQASSQCSCGKSFG, from the coding sequence ATGATCCATCTGACCCAGAGTGCCGTGAATGCCGTCAGGACTGCGATCTCGGGCTCGGCCGAGCCGGTCGAAGGCCTGCGCGTGATGGTGGAGGCGGGCGGCTGCGCCGGCTTCAAATATATGATGGGCCTCGTCGCCGCCGCCGAGCCGGGCGACATCGTCGCCGAACAGGACGGCGTGAAAGTCTTCATCGACGAAAAGAGCAAGCCGGTCATCGAGGGCACGACGATCGATTTCGTCGTGGCGCTCGAAGGCTCGGGCTTCACCTTCGACAATCCGCAAGCATCCTCGCAGTGCTCCTGCGGCAAGTCTTTCGGCTGA
- a CDS encoding nitrogen fixation protein NifQ, protein MKARDLYDWLMGAGGRPACEAFDAHVVASILSLSLEEALRDKVSPGERIGLGAAELLGLVDAVFPAARPQFERFPLAEVTLADDEACLRDFLFRHACEGDPLEAALAAMIARRAQRPNHLWQDLGLRNRRELSWLMERHFEPLSRKNAQDMKWKKFLYRMICRDEGYRLCTAPSCSECDDFETCFGTEDGESLMARSRRGMDLRATA, encoded by the coding sequence ATGAAGGCCCGAGATCTCTACGACTGGCTGATGGGCGCCGGCGGCCGGCCGGCCTGCGAGGCTTTCGATGCCCATGTCGTCGCCTCGATCCTGTCGCTGTCTCTCGAGGAGGCGCTGCGCGACAAGGTCTCGCCGGGCGAGCGCATCGGCCTTGGCGCGGCCGAGCTCCTCGGCCTTGTCGACGCGGTCTTTCCCGCCGCCCGCCCGCAATTCGAGCGCTTCCCCCTTGCCGAGGTGACGCTGGCGGATGACGAGGCCTGCCTGCGCGATTTTCTGTTTCGCCACGCTTGCGAGGGCGATCCGCTCGAAGCCGCCCTTGCCGCGATGATCGCCCGCCGGGCCCAGCGGCCCAATCACCTGTGGCAGGATCTCGGCCTGCGCAACCGGCGGGAACTGTCCTGGCTGATGGAGCGGCATTTCGAACCGTTGTCGCGCAAGAATGCGCAAGACATGAAGTGGAAGAAATTCCTCTACCGCATGATCTGTCGCGACGAGGGCTATCGCCTGTGTACCGCACCCAGTTGCAGCGAATGCGACGACTTCGAGACCTGCTTCGGCACCGAGGACGGCGAAAGCCTGATGGCCCGTAGCCGGCGCGGCATGGACCTCCGCGCCACCGCCTGA
- the fdxB gene encoding ferredoxin III, nif-specific translates to MQTQTRDGRAWTPDYLLAIDARVCIGCGRCYKVCGRGVMTLMGVTDEDELVDPDEDDIERKVMALVDAGACIGCGACARVCPTNCQRHGAA, encoded by the coding sequence ATGCAAACGCAGACACGCGACGGCCGCGCCTGGACGCCGGACTATCTTCTCGCCATCGATGCCAGGGTCTGCATCGGCTGCGGCCGCTGCTACAAGGTCTGCGGCCGGGGCGTGATGACCCTGATGGGCGTGACCGACGAGGACGAGCTGGTCGATCCGGACGAGGACGATATCGAGCGCAAGGTCATGGCCCTGGTCGATGCCGGCGCCTGCATCGGCTGCGGCGCCTGTGCCCGGGTCTGCCCCACCAACTGCCAGCGCCACGGCGCGGCCTGA
- a CDS encoding CCE_0567 family metalloprotein codes for MTDIDLLKAELRKLSAKATQAKMDLHDLSEDLPVNWQQIPEIAARALEAFATLEAKRAELKRLEAA; via the coding sequence ATGACCGATATCGACCTGCTGAAGGCGGAGCTGAGGAAGCTCTCGGCCAAGGCGACCCAGGCCAAGATGGACCTGCACGACCTTTCCGAAGATCTGCCGGTGAACTGGCAGCAGATCCCGGAAATCGCCGCCCGCGCCCTCGAGGCCTTCGCCACGCTCGAAGCAAAGCGGGCCGAATTGAAGCGCCTCGAGGCCGCCTAG
- a CDS encoding NifX-associated nitrogen fixation protein has translation MTALAPIAVPAALDSPFVQSLVSLIRAEDSYGAWENRGDARLLEDYIVTKAEKRAMPIMGDPDPDTIDRVEKFYKAVGLTIEKQCGLMASPMMKMSHEGFGRVVLLVGRLVAFSKSLRDVHRFGFEDVEMLAAEGMKATGQAAAVIAQFPDVARA, from the coding sequence ATGACCGCCCTTGCCCCAATCGCCGTGCCCGCGGCCCTGGACAGCCCCTTTGTGCAGAGCCTGGTGAGCCTGATCCGCGCCGAGGACAGTTACGGCGCCTGGGAAAATCGCGGCGACGCCCGCCTGCTCGAGGACTACATCGTCACCAAGGCGGAAAAGCGGGCGATGCCCATCATGGGCGACCCCGACCCAGACACGATCGACCGGGTGGAGAAATTCTACAAGGCAGTGGGCCTCACCATCGAAAAGCAGTGCGGCCTGATGGCCAGCCCGATGATGAAGATGAGCCACGAGGGTTTTGGCCGCGTCGTCCTGCTCGTCGGCCGGCTGGTCGCCTTCTCGAAAAGCTTGCGGGACGTCCATCGTTTCGGCTTCGAGGATGTCGAGATGCTGGCCGCCGAAGGCATGAAGGCGACCGGTCAGGCCGCCGCCGTGATCGCGCAGTTCCCCGACGTCGCCCGCGCCTGA
- the nifX gene encoding nitrogen fixation protein NifX translates to MRRLQLVETAPESAPETVPRLRIAIATQDMKALNAHFGSARKFAVYDVTPQDSRFVEAVEFGTVSDESGKHRNEGDDRIGPKVDALRGCNLLFCLAIGGPSAVKVVNARIHPVKLPAPEPIEAIIAKVQTMMTGNPPPWLRKVMSAQPERSMAYLDEED, encoded by the coding sequence ATGCGCCGATTGCAACTTGTTGAGACCGCGCCCGAGTCGGCGCCGGAAACCGTGCCGCGCCTGCGCATCGCCATCGCGACGCAAGACATGAAGGCGCTGAACGCCCATTTCGGCTCGGCACGGAAATTCGCCGTCTATGACGTAACGCCGCAGGATTCTCGCTTCGTCGAGGCGGTGGAGTTCGGCACGGTCTCGGACGAATCCGGCAAGCACCGAAACGAGGGCGACGACCGGATCGGCCCCAAGGTCGACGCCTTGCGCGGCTGCAACCTGCTGTTCTGCCTCGCCATCGGCGGGCCGTCGGCGGTGAAGGTCGTGAATGCCCGCATCCACCCGGTGAAACTGCCGGCGCCCGAGCCGATCGAAGCGATTATCGCCAAGGTGCAGACCATGATGACCGGCAATCCGCCGCCCTGGCTGCGCAAGGTGATGTCGGCGCAGCCGGAACGCTCCATGGCCTATCTCGACGAGGAGGATTGA
- the nifN gene encoding nitrogenase iron-molybdenum cofactor biosynthesis protein NifN — protein MAAIRTPKKNLSVNPVKSSAPMGAALAYLGIDGAVPLFHGSQGCTSFALTLAVRHFKEDMPLQTTAIDEVATVLGGADNLEEALINLTTRMKPQFVGIATTALVETRGEDFVGDLRNILARRDELAETKIVLASTPDFSGALEDGWAAAVTAIIEGLVIPGERRDVPLRQINVLPGVHLTSGDIEELRDLIAAFGFTAAVLPDVSGSLDGHVNEQYSGPTSGGTKVGDIAEMGRALHTIAIGHHMRPPAEALQGLTGVPTTLFASLTGLAPVDSLVTLLSHLSGQPVPASVKRRRSQLVDMMLDGHFHFGDRRIAIAADPDLLRSLSLFFGGLGAAVVVAVASTGNSPALGDIPADEVIIGDLGDFEAAAAARGAELLVTHAHGRQAAERLGVPLLRVGFPIFDRLGAQHRCRILYRGTRDLIADIANLFIAVRPEKGPADFADVLAPMPAPPLEDMRHAPIATC, from the coding sequence ATGGCTGCCATCCGCACCCCGAAGAAGAACCTGTCGGTCAATCCGGTGAAGTCCTCCGCGCCCATGGGCGCGGCGCTCGCCTACCTGGGCATCGACGGCGCGGTGCCCCTGTTCCACGGCAGCCAGGGCTGTACCTCCTTCGCCCTGACCCTGGCGGTTCGCCACTTCAAGGAAGACATGCCGTTGCAGACGACGGCGATCGACGAGGTGGCGACGGTGCTGGGCGGCGCCGACAACCTCGAAGAGGCGCTGATCAACCTGACCACGCGCATGAAGCCCCAATTCGTCGGCATCGCGACCACGGCGCTGGTCGAAACCCGAGGCGAGGATTTCGTCGGCGATCTGCGGAATATCCTCGCCCGGCGCGACGAACTCGCCGAAACCAAGATCGTCCTCGCATCCACCCCGGATTTCTCGGGCGCGCTGGAGGACGGCTGGGCCGCGGCGGTGACCGCGATCATCGAGGGCCTGGTGATCCCGGGCGAGCGGCGCGACGTGCCGCTTCGCCAGATCAACGTGCTGCCTGGCGTTCATCTCACCTCGGGCGATATCGAGGAATTACGTGACTTGATCGCCGCTTTCGGCTTTACCGCGGCGGTGCTGCCCGATGTTTCGGGGTCCCTCGACGGCCATGTGAACGAGCAGTACTCGGGCCCGACCAGCGGCGGGACCAAGGTGGGCGATATCGCCGAGATGGGCCGGGCACTGCACACGATCGCCATCGGCCATCATATGCGCCCGCCCGCCGAGGCCTTGCAGGGCCTGACCGGCGTGCCGACCACGCTGTTTGCCAGCCTGACCGGCCTCGCCCCGGTCGACAGCCTGGTCACCCTGCTGTCCCATCTCTCGGGCCAGCCGGTGCCGGCCAGCGTGAAACGGCGGCGATCGCAATTGGTCGACATGATGCTGGACGGCCATTTCCACTTCGGCGACCGGCGCATCGCCATCGCCGCCGACCCGGATCTGCTGCGCAGCCTGAGCCTGTTCTTCGGTGGCCTGGGGGCGGCGGTCGTGGTCGCCGTCGCCAGCACCGGCAATTCGCCGGCGCTGGGCGACATCCCCGCGGACGAGGTGATCATCGGCGACCTCGGCGATTTCGAGGCCGCCGCGGCGGCACGGGGGGCGGAATTGCTGGTCACCCATGCCCATGGCCGCCAGGCGGCAGAGCGGCTGGGCGTGCCGCTCCTGCGTGTCGGCTTCCCGATCTTCGACCGGCTGGGTGCGCAGCATCGCTGCCGCATCCTCTATCGCGGTACCCGCGACCTGATCGCCGACATCGCCAATCTCTTCATCGCCGTGCGCCCCGAGAAGGGGCCGGCCGACTTCGCCGACGTGCTGGCGCCCATGCCCGCACCGCCCCTGGAGGACATGCGCCATGCGCCGATTGCAACTTGTTGA
- the nifE gene encoding nitrogenase iron-molybdenum cofactor biosynthesis protein NifE, producing MSEALKTKIADVFNEPGCDKNQAKDEKAKKKGCSKPLTPGAAAGGCAFDGAKIALQPITDVVHLIHGPLACEGNSWDNRNAASSGAKTYRVSFTTDLSELDIVMGNGEKRLYRAIKDAVAAYAPPAVFVYQTCVTATIGDDVEAVCRHATEKLGIPCVPVNAPGFAGSKNLGNKLAGEALLDHVIGTREPEFTTPCDINIIGEYNLSGELWQIKPLFEALGIRILSCLSGDGRYEEIATAHRARVNLMVCSTALINVARKMEERWGIPYFECSFYGLSDMSATLRTTARLLVERGAPEDLIARTEALIAREEAHAWSRIAPYREALKAKRVMLYTGGVKSWSIVAALQEIGMEIVYTSVRKSTEEDKDRIKAIMEDPHMVESVPPREMYAQLKRGDADILLSGGKSQFVALKAKVPWLDINQERHHAFGGYDGMVTLVRELAKSLRNPIWQDIRRPAPWDLPNAGFPFAQIEARA from the coding sequence ATGAGCGAGGCATTGAAAACGAAGATCGCCGACGTCTTCAACGAACCCGGCTGCGACAAGAATCAGGCCAAGGACGAGAAGGCGAAAAAGAAGGGCTGCTCCAAACCGCTCACCCCTGGCGCGGCCGCCGGCGGCTGCGCCTTCGACGGCGCCAAGATCGCCCTGCAGCCCATCACCGACGTCGTCCACCTCATCCACGGCCCCCTCGCTTGCGAAGGCAATTCCTGGGACAACCGCAATGCGGCGAGTTCCGGCGCGAAGACCTATCGCGTCTCGTTCACCACCGATCTTTCGGAACTCGACATCGTCATGGGCAATGGCGAGAAGCGGCTCTACCGCGCGATCAAGGACGCGGTCGCGGCCTATGCCCCGCCCGCCGTCTTCGTCTATCAGACCTGCGTGACCGCCACGATCGGCGACGACGTCGAGGCGGTATGCCGCCACGCCACGGAAAAGCTGGGCATCCCTTGCGTGCCGGTGAATGCCCCCGGGTTCGCCGGGTCCAAGAACCTCGGCAACAAGCTGGCGGGAGAGGCGCTGCTCGACCATGTCATCGGCACGCGCGAACCCGAATTCACCACGCCCTGCGACATCAACATCATCGGCGAATACAATCTTTCGGGCGAACTGTGGCAGATCAAGCCGCTGTTCGAGGCGTTGGGCATCCGCATCCTCTCCTGCCTGTCGGGCGACGGGCGCTACGAGGAGATCGCCACCGCCCATCGCGCCCGGGTCAACCTGATGGTCTGCTCCACCGCGCTGATCAATGTCGCGCGCAAGATGGAGGAACGCTGGGGCATTCCCTATTTCGAGTGTTCCTTCTACGGCCTCTCCGACATGAGCGCGACGCTGCGCACCACGGCGCGCCTCCTCGTGGAGCGGGGTGCCCCCGAAGACCTGATCGCGCGGACCGAAGCCCTGATCGCCCGCGAGGAAGCCCATGCCTGGAGCCGGATCGCGCCTTACCGCGAGGCGCTGAAGGCCAAGCGCGTGATGCTCTATACCGGCGGCGTCAAGTCCTGGTCGATCGTCGCCGCGCTGCAGGAAATCGGCATGGAGATCGTCTACACCTCGGTCCGCAAATCGACGGAGGAAGACAAGGACCGCATCAAGGCCATCATGGAAGACCCCCATATGGTCGAAAGCGTGCCGCCTCGGGAGATGTACGCGCAGCTCAAGCGGGGCGATGCCGACATCCTGCTCTCCGGCGGCAAGAGCCAGTTCGTCGCCCTCAAGGCCAAGGTACCCTGGCTGGACATCAACCAGGAACGGCACCATGCCTTCGGCGGCTACGACGGCATGGTCACACTGGTGCGGGAACTGGCCAAGTCGCTGCGCAACCCGATCTGGCAGGACATCCGGCGCCCGGCGCCCTGGGACCTGCCCAATGCCGGCTTCCCCTTCGCCCAAATCGAAGCGCGCGCGTGA
- the nifK gene encoding nitrogenase molybdenum-iron protein subunit beta: MPQSAEKVLDHAPLFREPEYREMLAKKKALFEGMPADDVVQKTSDWTKSWEYREKNFAREALTVNPAKACQPLGAVFVAAGFEKTMSFVHGSQGCVAYYRSHLSRHFKEPCSAVSSSMTEDAAVFGGLNNMIDGLANTYALYAPKMIAVSTTCMAEVIGDDLQSFILNAKAKGSVPQDYDVPFAHTPAFVGSHVTGYDNMLKGIVEHFWKGQERTAGTAINIIPGFDGFAVGNNRELKRMLDLMEVEYTILSDVADQFDTPSDGEYRMYDGGTTIEAAKAALNAKATLSMQEYCTTKTLDYAAGFGQETASFHYPMGIGGTDDFLMKVAEVTGKEIPDALTKERGRLIDAMADSQAWLHGKTYAIYGDPDFVYAMARFILETGGEPKHCLATNGNKAWEAQMQALFESSPYGASCKAWGGKDLWHLRSLMATEPVDLLIGNSYGKYLERDLDTPLIRLTFPIFDRHHHHRFPLWGYQGGLRLLVTLLDKIFDKLDGETIEAGVTDYSYDLTR, from the coding sequence ATGCCCCAGTCCGCTGAAAAGGTGCTCGACCACGCACCGCTGTTCCGTGAGCCCGAATATCGTGAAATGCTCGCGAAGAAGAAGGCCCTGTTCGAGGGCATGCCGGCGGACGACGTCGTGCAGAAGACCTCGGACTGGACGAAATCGTGGGAATACCGCGAGAAGAACTTCGCCCGCGAAGCCTTGACGGTAAATCCGGCTAAGGCCTGCCAGCCGCTGGGCGCCGTCTTCGTCGCCGCCGGCTTCGAGAAGACCATGAGCTTCGTCCATGGCTCGCAGGGCTGCGTCGCCTACTACCGCTCGCACCTGTCGCGTCACTTCAAGGAGCCGTGCTCGGCCGTCTCCTCGTCGATGACGGAAGACGCGGCGGTGTTCGGCGGCCTCAACAACATGATCGACGGCCTGGCCAATACCTATGCGCTCTATGCGCCCAAGATGATCGCGGTCTCGACCACCTGCATGGCGGAAGTGATCGGCGACGACCTGCAGTCCTTCATCCTGAACGCCAAGGCCAAGGGTTCGGTGCCGCAGGACTACGACGTGCCCTTCGCCCATACCCCGGCCTTCGTCGGCAGCCATGTCACGGGCTATGACAACATGCTGAAAGGTATCGTGGAACACTTCTGGAAGGGCCAGGAGCGGACCGCCGGCACGGCGATCAACATCATCCCCGGCTTCGACGGTTTCGCCGTCGGCAACAACCGCGAACTGAAGCGCATGCTGGACCTGATGGAGGTCGAGTACACGATCCTGTCCGACGTCGCCGACCAGTTCGACACGCCGTCCGACGGCGAATACCGCATGTACGACGGCGGCACCACGATCGAGGCGGCAAAGGCGGCACTGAACGCCAAGGCCACCCTGTCGATGCAGGAATACTGCACCACCAAGACGCTGGACTATGCCGCGGGCTTCGGCCAGGAGACCGCCTCGTTCCACTACCCCATGGGCATCGGCGGCACCGACGACTTCCTGATGAAGGTGGCGGAAGTCACCGGCAAGGAAATCCCGGATGCCCTGACCAAGGAGCGCGGGCGGCTGATCGACGCCATGGCCGACAGCCAGGCCTGGCTACACGGCAAGACCTATGCGATCTATGGCGATCCCGACTTCGTCTATGCCATGGCCCGCTTCATCCTCGAGACGGGCGGCGAGCCGAAGCACTGCCTCGCCACCAACGGCAACAAGGCCTGGGAAGCCCAGATGCAGGCCCTGTTCGAGAGCAGCCCCTACGGCGCCAGCTGCAAGGCCTGGGGCGGCAAGGATCTGTGGCACCTGCGTTCCCTGATGGCGACGGAACCGGTCGATCTGCTGATCGGCAATTCCTACGGCAAATATCTGGAGCGCGACCTGGATACGCCGCTGATCCGCCTCACCTTCCCGATCTTCGACCGGCATCACCACCACCGCTTCCCGCTCTGGGGCTATCAGGGCGGCCTGCGCCTCCTGGTCACCCTGCTCGACAAGATCTTCGACAAGCTCGACGGCGAGACCATCGAGGCGGGGGTTACCGACTACTCCTACGACCTGACGCGCTGA
- the nifD gene encoding nitrogenase molybdenum-iron protein alpha chain: MSLDYENDSEFHARLIEEVLEAYPDKSRKRRAKHLSVAKTVEGEEAAEPLTECDVKSNIKSVPGVMTIRGCAYAGSKGVVWGPVKDMVHISHGPVGCGQYSWSQRRNYYIGKTGVDTFVTMQFTSDFQEKDIVFGGDKKLEKIIDEIDGLFPLAKGISIQSECPIGLIGDDIEAVSRKKIKETGKTIVPVRCEGFRGVSQSLGHHIANDAIRDWVFDKKEIEFETSPYDVNVIGDYNIGGDAWASRILLEEMGLRVVGNWSGDATLAEMERAPKAKLNLIHCYRSMNYICRHMEEKYNIPWVEYNFFGPSQIAQSLRTIAAQFDDTIKENAEKVIAKYRPLVDAVIAKHRPRLEGKSVMLYVGGLRPRHVITAYEDLGMEIAGTGYEFGHGDDYKRTGHYVKDGTLIYDDVTGYELEKFIENIRPDLVGSGIKEKYPVQKMGIPFRQMHSWDYSGPYHGYDGFAIFARDMDLAINNPVWGLFKAPWTKAA; the protein is encoded by the coding sequence ATGAGCCTCGACTATGAAAACGATTCGGAATTCCATGCCCGCCTCATCGAGGAGGTGCTGGAGGCCTACCCCGACAAGTCGCGCAAGCGCCGCGCCAAGCACCTCTCGGTCGCCAAGACCGTCGAGGGCGAGGAAGCCGCCGAGCCGCTGACCGAATGCGACGTCAAGTCGAACATCAAGTCGGTCCCCGGCGTGATGACCATCCGCGGCTGCGCCTATGCAGGTTCCAAGGGCGTGGTCTGGGGCCCGGTCAAGGACATGGTGCACATCAGCCACGGACCCGTCGGCTGCGGCCAGTACTCCTGGTCCCAGCGCCGCAATTACTACATCGGCAAGACGGGGGTGGATACCTTCGTCACCATGCAGTTCACCAGCGATTTCCAGGAAAAGGACATCGTCTTCGGCGGCGACAAGAAGCTCGAGAAGATCATCGACGAGATCGACGGCCTGTTCCCGCTGGCCAAGGGCATCTCGATCCAGTCGGAATGCCCGATCGGCCTGATCGGCGACGACATCGAGGCGGTCTCGCGCAAGAAGATCAAGGAAACCGGCAAGACCATCGTGCCGGTGCGCTGCGAAGGCTTCCGCGGCGTCTCCCAGTCCCTCGGCCACCACATCGCCAACGACGCGATCCGCGACTGGGTCTTCGACAAGAAGGAAATCGAGTTCGAGACCAGCCCCTATGACGTCAACGTCATCGGCGACTACAACATCGGCGGCGACGCCTGGGCTTCCCGCATCCTGCTCGAGGAAATGGGCCTGCGCGTGGTCGGCAACTGGTCGGGCGATGCCACGCTCGCCGAGATGGAGCGCGCGCCCAAGGCAAAGCTGAACCTCATCCACTGCTACCGGTCGATGAACTACATCTGCCGGCACATGGAAGAGAAGTACAACATTCCGTGGGTCGAATATAACTTCTTCGGTCCCTCGCAGATCGCCCAGTCGCTGCGCACCATCGCCGCCCAGTTCGACGACACGATCAAGGAAAACGCCGAGAAGGTCATCGCCAAGTACCGACCCCTGGTCGATGCGGTGATCGCCAAGCACCGCCCGCGCCTCGAAGGCAAGTCGGTCATGCTCTATGTCGGCGGCCTGCGCCCCCGCCATGTCATCACGGCCTATGAGGACCTGGGCATGGAGATCGCCGGCACGGGCTACGAGTTCGGCCACGGCGACGACTACAAACGCACCGGCCACTATGTCAAGGACGGTACCCTGATCTATGACGACGTGACCGGCTACGAGCTCGAGAAATTCATCGAGAACATCCGGCCCGATCTCGTCGGCTCCGGCATCAAGGAAAAGTATCCGGTGCAGAAGATGGGCATCCCGTTCCGCCAGATGCACTCGTGGGATTACTCGGGTCCCTATCACGGCTACGACGGCTTCGCCATCTTCGCCCGCGACATGGACCTTGCCATCAACAACCCGGTCTGGGGCCTGTTCAAGGCGCCTTGGACCAAGGCTGCCTGA